The Paraconexibacter algicola genome includes the window CCGAGCCGGTAGACCGCCCAGCACAGCAGCACGTGGCTGACCGCGGCGAGCACGACGACCGCGCGGTCCGCGTCGTCGCCGAAGAGGACGCCGAGCACGAGCCCGACGAGGTTCCACAGCGGATGCTGGGTCGGGGCGGCGTACGCCTCGAAGCTCGGCAGCACCCCGTCGGCGAGCTCGCGCCCCCAGACCAGGGCGTAGTAGCTGTCGTAGTTCGGGTAGGTCGGGACGAGCAGCGCCGCGACGAGCGCCGCGACCGCGAGCGCCCCGAAGACGAGCCGCTCGGTCCGCGCGTCAGGCCGGGACGGCATCGGCGTCGACGTCGGCCGCACGGGGGCGACGGGCGGGCGGCGCCGCGCGCCACAGGGCGGTGCCGACCGCCAGCAGCGCCCAGGCCAGCGGGTCCTCCAGGAACGCGGCGTAGACCATCGTGTGCAGCAGCAGCGCGCAGAACGCCGCGCCGACCACGGCGCGCGGCAGCGACCGCGACGCGCCGCGCAGCAGCCGCGACAGCGCCGCCGCCAGCAGCGCGAGGTACACGGCCAGGCCGACGACGCCCTGCTCGGCGGCGACCGTGATCGGGATCGTGTGCGAGGCGCTCGCGGCGCGCGCCGCGGAGGCGCCCTCGCGGCGCCGGTACTCGCGGGCGAACGAGCCCGAGCCCTGCCCGAGCACCGGCGCGTCCCCGACCAGGCCGACGCCGCCCTCGATCAGGTCGTAGCGACCGCTCGTCGCGTTGTCGGCGCTCTCGGCGTCGCCGAGGTCGAGGTTGATGAGGCCCGGGGCGAGCAGGACGAGCAGCAGCCCGGCGACGAGCAGGCCGCCGGCCCCGATCGCGGCGCGCCGCGGGTTCCAGCGCAGGCCGCCGAGCACCGCCAGGCCGAGCAGCAGCGCCGCGAACGAGGACTGCGAGAGCGTCAGCACGAGGCCCGCCCACAGCAGCGCGAGCGCGGCGGCGGTGCGGACGACGTCGGTGCGGTCGCGCGCCCACAGCAGCACGCCTGCCAGGCCGAGCATCACGATCGCCAGGAAGCGCCCGTAGATGTTCGGGTCGAAGAACAGCGAGTTGACGCGGAAGTAGTCCTCGAGCTGGTTGCTCGCGAGCACCTTCGGGTTCAGCAGCAGCTGCTTGGTGCCGTACTCGTAGAAGCCGATCAGCACGAGCGCCGCGGCGAGCCCGACGAGCACGAGCAGGCAGCGGCGCAGCAGCTCGGTCGTCCACGCCACACGACCGAGCAGCAGGAACAGCGCCGCGAACGGCACGTAGAAGAACACGAGCTGCTCGAGCGCGTGGTCGACGTCGGAGGAGTACGCGGTCTGCGCCGCGTAGAGCACGAGCGTCGCGCCGAGCAGCCACTCCAGGGCGCCGGGGCGCGGCTCGGACTCGGCGCCCGGGCCGGGACCGGCCGCGCGCAGCCGCGGCAGCGCGTACGCGAGCGCGCCGGCGGCGACGACGAGGTACAGCGGCAGCAGCAGGTTCGACGTCGACCCGCCGGCGCTGATCGGCACGCGGAACGGGATCGCAGCGACGGCGGCGAGCGGGAACAGCTGCGGGCGGCGGTCGACGACGCGCGCCCCGACGGCGAGCACCGCGAGCCCCGCGAGCACGCCGACCGCCGCGAACGCGGGCCGGTCGCGCAGCGTCTCGAGCTGGGAGCTGTCCCAGATGTGCGCGACGAGGATGACCGGCGCGAGCGCGAGCGCCCCGAGCAGCGCGGCCGCGCGACCGCGCGGGCTCGGCGCGACGAGCGCGGCGGCCGCCAGCAGCGAGCAGACGATGAGCGCGGCGACGTCCATCTACCGCGCCCTCGACAGGGTCCAGACGTTGCGCACGAGCGCGGCGAGCTCCGGCGAGGACGACAGCGCCGCGGGCAGCTCCGGCAGGCCGGTGCGGATCACGAGGCCGCGACCGAAGCGGGCGGCGACGATCACGGGCCGCGAGTTCGGGGTCACCGCGGCGGCGACGCGCTCGGCGCCGTCGCCGAGCGCCTGCACGGGCTCGATGACCCGCAGGCCGCGGAACTCGCCCTCGGTCCCGGCGAACAGGTCGATCTCGTCCTGGAAGTCGGTGAGCGTGACCGGCGCGCGGACGAGCGCGCCGAGCCGCGCGCCGAACAGGTCGGTGGCCAGCGGGGCCGTCGGGTCGGTCAGCCGCAGCCGCGGGGTCTGGCGGACCTCGCGCTGCAGCGAGCGGGTGCCGAACAGCGTCACGGTGCCACCGGCGCGCGCGAACGCGCGCAGCGCCCGGCCCGCCCGCGGGTCGAGCCAGCGCACGTCCCCGGGCAGGATCACGCCCTGGTAGCCGTCGGCCAGCTGCGGGCCGCGACCGGCGGCGAGCGCCACGTCGGTGGTGACGTCGTAGCGGCGGCGCGTGCGGTCGAGGTGCGCCAGCAGCGGCGCCTCCCCCTGCGCGAAGCCGACGGGCAGGCCGTCGCCCGCACCGACGAGGATGCGCTGCAGGCGCACGGGCAGCCCGCGGTCCAGGACGTCGGGCAGGCCGTCGCCGTCGTCGTCGACGGGGTTGCGGCCCTGCCAGGTCGTCGCCGGCAGGACGACGAGCACGCCGCGGGGCTCGGCGCGCGTGCCGATCGTCGGCGTCGACGGGCGCACGACCCAGGGCACGCGGACCCGTCGCGTCCGCGTGCGGACGGTCAGCAGGTAGACGCCGCCGCGCGTGTCCGAGGCCGGCGCGGTGATCGACAGCACCGCGCGGGTGTTCGGCCGGCCGCTGCGGGCCAGGACACGGCCCGGCTCGCCGAGCCGGCTGAGCGACCAGGTGTAGCGCTCCTGCCGGGCGTCGACGCCGAAGACGCCGCGCTCGCCGGCGCGGGTCGGCTCCAGCGGCGGCTGCACGCCGAGGTACCGGACGGTGATGCCGCCCCGGCCGGGGAACGGCTCCCCGTAGGTGGTGGTCGGCAGGCCGCGCCGGTCCAGCGGGACGCTCGTGCCGATGTTGCCGGCCTGGTCGCGGGCCTCGACGACGACGACGTACGTGCCCGGCGAGGCGTTGCGGCCGTCGGAGAGCCGGCCGTCCCACGGGAACGTGGTGGCGTCCGCGGGCAGGTCGGCGGGACCGTAGACGCGGCGGGTGGCGCCCGGCCCGGTCTTGAAGATCGTGACCTTCTTGCGCGGGTCCTTCCCGGCCGGGGCGGCGAAGCGCACGGTCGCGGGCTCGCCCTCGGGGTTGGGGAGCAGCTCCGGCCGCGGCCGGTCCGTGTCGGAGACCGGCCCGATCGACGTCACGCGGACGACGGGCGGCGTGGTGTCGAGCCGCACCGAGCGCTGGAAGACGATCGAGCGGCCCTGCTCGCGCAGCGTGAAGCGGTAGCGGTAGACGCCGTCCGGGGCGCGGCCGCCACCGTCGGTCTCGCCCTTCCAGAGCACGCGCGTGGGCGTGTAGCGCTCGACCGCGCCGTCGATGAGCGTGCGGACCGGGTCGCCGTCCGCGTCGACGACCTCGAGCTTCACGCGGTCGGCGTCGCGGAGCTTGAAGCGGATCCGCGCGCCGTCGAAGCGCCCGTCGGAGTTCGGGGAGAAGAACGGGTCGACCGTGACCTGCTGCAGGATCGACGGCTGGTTCTTCAGGTTCTGCGCGACGAAGAACGCGCCGAAGGTCGCGACCACCAGGGCGGCGAAGACGACGACCGCGGCCCGCCGCGTCGGCGGTGCGCTCACAGCGCCACCAGCGAGCCGTTCGGGACCTCGATCTCCATGAAGGCGTCCAGGCCCCGGGAGTGCGTGTGGCAGATCGCGACGCGCATGACGCCGCGGTGGCAGACGACGAGCGCCGGCAGCGCCCCGGCCTGCGTGACGTCGACGAGCCCGGCGACGACGCGGTCGAGCTGCTGGCGGAGCGTCTCGCCGCCCGGGAAGCCGAAGTCCTCGTCGGCGTGCAGGTAGTGCTCGAAGCCCTCGGGGTCGCGGGCGCGGACCTCGTCGTGCGTGAGGTCGGTCCAGTCGCCGGTGTCGGTCTCCATGAACCGCGGGTCCTCCACCGGGGACAGGCCGATGCGCGCGGCGACGATCTCCGCGGTCTGCCGGGCGCGCAGCACGGGGGAGCAGTAGAGCGCCGCCCACTCGTGGCGGGCGGCCTCCGCCGCGAGCTCGTGCGCCTGCTCGATCCCGCGCGCGTTCAGCGGCACGGCGGTCTGGCCCTGGAAGCGGTGGGCGACGTTGTAGTCGGTCTCCCCGTGGCGGGCGAGCGCGATGATCACGCGCGGTCCTCCGGGTCGTGGCGCTCCGGGGCCATCGTGTCGGAGCGCAGCCCGAGCCGCAGCGTCTCCAGCGAGAGCACGTCGGTCGGGGCGATGTTGCCGAGGTTGACCTCGTGGCCGAAGCGCTGCAGGAACCAGACCTGCTGGTCCTTGCGCGGGGCCTCGAACAGCAGCCGCTGCACCGGCAGGCCGTGCGCGAGCTCGTCGATGAGGCCCATGCGGACCTCCCCGTCGGCCCGGTAGATGCCGGCGGTGCCGGACTCGCGGGCCTCGGCGATGACCTTCCAGGCGCCCGCGTCGAGCTCGCCCTGGATCAGCTCGACCCAGCGGTAGGGGGCCATGATCCGCGTGTCGTCCTTGGATCCGACCTCGGAGAGGACGCGGAACCCCTCGGCGACGAAGTGGGCGATCAGCTCGCGCTTGCGGTCCGGGTCGAGCTCGATCGTGCCGTCGCTGACCTCGACGTGGCGGATCCCGAGGCCGCGCAGCCAGTCGACGTAGGCGGGGACGCGGTCGTCGCGGATCGCGAGCTCGGTGAGCGTGCCGCCGAACGTGACGTCGACGCCGTGCTCGCGGTAGCGGGCGAGCTTCGCGTCGAGGTTGCCGGTCACGAGCGCGGTGCCCCAGCCGAGCTTCACGAGGTCGACGCTCGCGCCGGCGACCTCCATGAGCGCGTCGACCTCGGCGACGCTGAGCCCGCGGTCCAGGACCGAGGTCACCCCGGCGTCACGGGGCTTGGCGCTGCGCGCCGGGAGATCCAGGAAGCCGGACAACCGGGGCGTCCGGGGGCTACTGGCCCTGGTCGGCCCCGACGGTGACGACGACGGCCGCGTCGTCGCCCGCGATGAGGCGCGTGCCGTCGTCGAGGGCGGAGACGGCGCTGGCAGGTGCCCCGATGCGCCGGGCGACGTCCTCGGCGGCGCGCCGGTTGCCCTCCGCGAACTGCACCGTCGTGGTGGTCCGCGACTGGTCGTTGGCGTTGCCGATCGTGCCGGTCTTGTAGCCCGCGGCGGCGACCTTCTCGGCCGCGCCCTTCGCGAGGCCCGTCGTCGTCGTGCCGTTGAGGACCGCGACGGTCACGCTGGAGCGGACGATCTCCGGGGTCGTGGACGTCGACCGGGTGGTCGGACGGTCCTCGCCGTCGTCGTTGGCGACGTCGTTGGCGGGCGCGGTGGTGATGACGTTGCCGGGCGGCGGGCTCTCGTCGCCGCCACCGATCTGGGTCGCCACGAGCAGGCCGACGAGGACGACGGCGAGCACGCCGGCGGCGATCGCGACGATCCCACCGCGGGCGGCGGGATCGCCCTTCTCGCGGCCCCCGCCCGGGGAGCCGCCCGCCGGCGTGGCGGCGCTGGCGCGCACGCCGCCCGGGGTGGCGGAGGCGGCCGACACGCGCCGCAGCGGCACCGCGGTCTCGCCGGAGTCCTGGGTGGCCGGGCGGGTCGGCGGGAGCGTCAGCTCACCGGTGCCCCCGCCGGTGGGCGGCGGGCTGCTCGGCGGCACGGCGGGCGGCACGGCCCCGCCGGGGGTCACGACGGTCGGCTGGTCGGTGCCCGGGGCGGCGGGCGCCTTCGCGGCGCCGGCGGCGGTCGCGGCGGCCGGGACGGTCAGGGCGCCCGGGGCGCCGGGGTTCGCGGCCGGGACGGCGGGCACGGGGGGTGGTGGGGCCCCGGGGGTCGCCGCCGGGGTGCCCGGGACCGCGGGCGCGCCGGGCACGGCCGGCTGGCCCGGCGCGGGCTGGGCGGCGGCCTGGCCGGCGGCGGTCGCGGGCGGCGCGACCGGGTTGGCCGCGGCACGCGCGGGCTGCGCGACGACGCGGCGGCTCGCGGCGGCGGCCGCGGCCTCGGACTCGACGCGCTCCTGCAGCTCGGCGGCACGCTCCGGCGCCCGGCCGGCCCACTCGCGCAGGCGCCGCAGCTCGCGCGCCTGCCCGAAGTACAGGAGCGACATCACGGCGAGTCCGACGATGGCAGCGAACCCGGCGTACGCGCCGAGCGACTGGACCTTGTCGGAGAGCTCGAGGGCTGCGGGAGCCAGCGGCATGAATCGGGCAGTCTAGACCGAGCCGCCGTCAGGACGCCGCGCCACGCTCGGGGCGCGCGCCTCGGACGGCTGGACGGCCCCGGGGACGTGGATGGCCGACAGCTCGGACACCTTCGCCGCGAGCGCCGCGGCGTCCCCCTCGAGCACGAGCAGCTGGATCTGGTCGAACATCGCCTCGACCGTCTCGGGCTCCAGCGTCTCCCGCTCGGCCCGGCGGATCTTGTCCTCGTCGGTGGGGACGATCCGCTCGAAGTCGTTGAAGAGGTCCTCGTCGAGCTTCTCGCCCGGGCGGCGGCCGACGACCTCGATCGCGATGTCGCGCCCCGGGGTCAGGCCGCTGAGCTCGATCATGTCCTTGGCGAGCTGCAGGATCGACACCGGCTCGCCCATCTCGAGCACGAAGATCTCGCCGCCGGTCCCCATCGAGCCGGAGCGGATGATCAGCTGGACCGCCTCGGGGATCGTCATGAAGTAGCGGGTCATCCGCTCGTCGGTGACCGTGACCGGGCCGCCGAGCGCGATCTGCCGGCGGAAGATCGGGACGACCGACCCGGAGGAGCCGAGCACGTTGCCGAAGCGCACGCTCGCGTAGCGGGTGCCGGGCCAGCGGCGCCCCGCCGCCTCGACCGCGAACTCGGCCAGCGCCTTGGAGGCGCCCATGACCGTGGCGGGCGAGACCGCCTTGTCGGTCGAGACGAGCACGAACCGCTTGACGCCGCTCTCGCCCGCGATCCGCGCCATCAGCCGGGTGGCGATCGCGTTGTTGCGGACCGCCTCGACCGGGTTGAGCTCCATCAGGCCGACGTGCTTGTACGCGGCGGCGTGGAAGACGACCGTGGGCCGGTGGTGCGCGAACACCTCGCGCATCCGCTCGCCCTCCTTGCAGTCCGCGAGGACCGCGGCGAGCACCGACGGCTGCACGTGACGGTCGTCCTCGAGCTCGCGCTGGATGCGGAAGAGGTTGTCCTCGGCGTGGTCGAGCAGGATCAGCCGCCGCGGCGCGACGCGCGCGATCTGCCGGCACAGCTCCGACCCGATCGAGCCGCCCGCCCCGGTGACCATGACGACCTCGCCCTGGAGGTAGCCGCCGACGCGGTCGATGTCCATGACGACCGGCTCGCGGCCGAGGACGTCCTCGACCTGGATCTCGCGGACCTGCCGCACGACGTTGCCGCCGGTCTGCAGGAGCTCGAACACGGTCGGGAGGGTGCGGACCGGGATGCCGCGCTCGCGGCACTGCCGCACGATCCGGGCGCGCATCGTGCCGGGCGCGGACGGGATCGCGATCGTGACCTCGTCGGGCTCGACCTCGTCGAGGATCCGCGGCAGGTCCTTCTCCGTGTCCCCGAGCACGCGGACGCCGTCCACGCGGGTGCCGATCAGCCGCTTGTCGTCGTCGACGAAGCCGACCGGGTTCAGCCCGAGCTCCGCGTTGCGGACGATCTCGCGCAGCACGAGGCGGCCGCCGTCCCCCGCGCCGACGATGAGGATGCGCCGGGCGTCCTTGCGCGCGCGGAAGCCGGTGAGCGGCCGCTCGTGCACGGTGCGCGCCACGAACCGGGCGCCGCCGACGAACAGGAGCGTCAGCAGCAGGTGCAGTGCGAGGACGCCGTTGGGGATCGACACGCCGACGACGCCCGCGTCGCGCGAGATCCGCGTGACGGGGTCGACGATCGTCACGAGCACCGCGAGCGCGAGCGTCGCGACCACGACGCCCTGGACGATCCCGAGGAAGTCCCGCTGGCCCGTGTAGCGCCACCAGCGCTGGTACATGCGGAAGGCGCCGAACACCACGACGCTGATCAGGACCGCCCACCACCACGTGCGCTCGAACAGCGCGTCGTAGATCTCGGGCAGGCCCTGGTCGAACCGCAGGCGGTAGGCCAGGAAGTACGCGAGCGCGACCAGTCCCCCGTCCAGCAGCGCCTGCGGGACCGCGTGCCGGTGGAACGGGAAGGCCGTCGTCTTCGAGGGACGACGCATCGCGGGATTGTCGCACGGGCCGGACCTCACGGGGAGGCCCGGCCCGGCGATCGAGCCCTAGAGCCGCTGCGCCTGCAGCGTCGCGGTCGCGCGGCGGGCG containing:
- a CDS encoding O-antigen ligase family protein, which translates into the protein MDVAALIVCSLLAAAALVAPSPRGRAAALLGALALAPVILVAHIWDSSQLETLRDRPAFAAVGVLAGLAVLAVGARVVDRRPQLFPLAAVAAIPFRVPISAGGSTSNLLLPLYLVVAAGALAYALPRLRAAGPGPGAESEPRPGALEWLLGATLVLYAAQTAYSSDVDHALEQLVFFYVPFAALFLLLGRVAWTTELLRRCLLVLVGLAAALVLIGFYEYGTKQLLLNPKVLASNQLEDYFRVNSLFFDPNIYGRFLAIVMLGLAGVLLWARDRTDVVRTAAALALLWAGLVLTLSQSSFAALLLGLAVLGGLRWNPRRAAIGAGGLLVAGLLLVLLAPGLINLDLGDAESADNATSGRYDLIEGGVGLVGDAPVLGQGSGSFAREYRRREGASAARAASASHTIPITVAAEQGVVGLAVYLALLAAALSRLLRGASRSLPRAVVGAAFCALLLHTMVYAAFLEDPLAWALLAVGTALWRAAPPARRPRAADVDADAVPA
- a CDS encoding N,N-dimethylformamidase beta subunit family domain-containing protein, which produces MSAPPTRRAAVVVFAALVVATFGAFFVAQNLKNQPSILQQVTVDPFFSPNSDGRFDGARIRFKLRDADRVKLEVVDADGDPVRTLIDGAVERYTPTRVLWKGETDGGGRAPDGVYRYRFTLREQGRSIVFQRSVRLDTTPPVVRVTSIGPVSDTDRPRPELLPNPEGEPATVRFAAPAGKDPRKKVTIFKTGPGATRRVYGPADLPADATTFPWDGRLSDGRNASPGTYVVVVEARDQAGNIGTSVPLDRRGLPTTTYGEPFPGRGGITVRYLGVQPPLEPTRAGERGVFGVDARQERYTWSLSRLGEPGRVLARSGRPNTRAVLSITAPASDTRGGVYLLTVRTRTRRVRVPWVVRPSTPTIGTRAEPRGVLVVLPATTWQGRNPVDDDGDGLPDVLDRGLPVRLQRILVGAGDGLPVGFAQGEAPLLAHLDRTRRRYDVTTDVALAAGRGPQLADGYQGVILPGDVRWLDPRAGRALRAFARAGGTVTLFGTRSLQREVRQTPRLRLTDPTAPLATDLFGARLGALVRAPVTLTDFQDEIDLFAGTEGEFRGLRVIEPVQALGDGAERVAAAVTPNSRPVIVAARFGRGLVIRTGLPELPAALSSSPELAALVRNVWTLSRAR
- a CDS encoding histidine phosphatase family protein gives rise to the protein MIIALARHGETDYNVAHRFQGQTAVPLNARGIEQAHELAAEAARHEWAALYCSPVLRARQTAEIVAARIGLSPVEDPRFMETDTGDWTDLTHDEVRARDPEGFEHYLHADEDFGFPGGETLRQQLDRVVAGLVDVTQAGALPALVVCHRGVMRVAICHTHSRGLDAFMEIEVPNGSLVAL
- a CDS encoding phosphosulfolactate synthase yields the protein MSGFLDLPARSAKPRDAGVTSVLDRGLSVAEVDALMEVAGASVDLVKLGWGTALVTGNLDAKLARYREHGVDVTFGGTLTELAIRDDRVPAYVDWLRGLGIRHVEVSDGTIELDPDRKRELIAHFVAEGFRVLSEVGSKDDTRIMAPYRWVELIQGELDAGAWKVIAEARESGTAGIYRADGEVRMGLIDELAHGLPVQRLLFEAPRKDQQVWFLQRFGHEVNLGNIAPTDVLSLETLRLGLRSDTMAPERHDPEDRA
- a CDS encoding LytR C-terminal domain-containing protein, whose product is MPLAPAALELSDKVQSLGAYAGFAAIVGLAVMSLLYFGQARELRRLREWAGRAPERAAELQERVESEAAAAAASRRVVAQPARAAANPVAPPATAAGQAAAQPAPGQPAVPGAPAVPGTPAATPGAPPPPVPAVPAANPGAPGALTVPAAATAAGAAKAPAAPGTDQPTVVTPGGAVPPAVPPSSPPPTGGGTGELTLPPTRPATQDSGETAVPLRRVSAASATPGGVRASAATPAGGSPGGGREKGDPAARGGIVAIAAGVLAVVLVGLLVATQIGGGDESPPPGNVITTAPANDVANDDGEDRPTTRSTSTTPEIVRSSVTVAVLNGTTTTGLAKGAAEKVAAAGYKTGTIGNANDQSRTTTTVQFAEGNRRAAEDVARRIGAPASAVSALDDGTRLIAGDDAAVVVTVGADQGQ
- a CDS encoding polysaccharide biosynthesis protein — encoded protein: MRRPSKTTAFPFHRHAVPQALLDGGLVALAYFLAYRLRFDQGLPEIYDALFERTWWWAVLISVVVFGAFRMYQRWWRYTGQRDFLGIVQGVVVATLALAVLVTIVDPVTRISRDAGVVGVSIPNGVLALHLLLTLLFVGGARFVARTVHERPLTGFRARKDARRILIVGAGDGGRLVLREIVRNAELGLNPVGFVDDDKRLIGTRVDGVRVLGDTEKDLPRILDEVEPDEVTIAIPSAPGTMRARIVRQCRERGIPVRTLPTVFELLQTGGNVVRQVREIQVEDVLGREPVVMDIDRVGGYLQGEVVMVTGAGGSIGSELCRQIARVAPRRLILLDHAEDNLFRIQRELEDDRHVQPSVLAAVLADCKEGERMREVFAHHRPTVVFHAAAYKHVGLMELNPVEAVRNNAIATRLMARIAGESGVKRFVLVSTDKAVSPATVMGASKALAEFAVEAAGRRWPGTRYASVRFGNVLGSSGSVVPIFRRQIALGGPVTVTDERMTRYFMTIPEAVQLIIRSGSMGTGGEIFVLEMGEPVSILQLAKDMIELSGLTPGRDIAIEVVGRRPGEKLDEDLFNDFERIVPTDEDKIRRAERETLEPETVEAMFDQIQLLVLEGDAAALAAKVSELSAIHVPGAVQPSEARAPSVARRPDGGSV